The proteins below are encoded in one region of Homo sapiens chromosome 2, GRCh38.p14 Primary Assembly:
- the TWIST2 gene encoding twist-related protein 2 produces the protein MEEGSSSPVSPVDSLGTSEEELERQPKRFGRKRRYSKKSSEDGSPTPGKRGKKGSPSAQSFEELQSQRILANVRERQRTQSLNEAFAALRKIIPTLPSDKLSKIQTLKLAARYIDFLYQVLQSDEMDNKMTSCSYVAHERLSYAFSVWRMEGAWSMSASH, from the coding sequence ATGGAGGAGGGCTCCAGCTCGCCCGTGTCCCCCGTGGACAGCCTGGGCACCAGCGAGGAGGAGCTCGAGAGGCAGCCCAAGCGCTTCGGCCGGAAGCGGCGCTACAGCAAGAAGTCGAGCGAAGATGGCAGCCCGACCCCGGGCAAGCGCGGCAAGAAGGGCAGCCCCAGCGCGCAGTCCTTCGAGGAGCTGCAGAGCCAGCGCATCCTGGCCAACGTGCGCGAGCGCCAGCGCACCCAGTCGCTCAACGAGGCCTTCGCGGCGCTGCGCAAGATCATCCCCACGCTGCCCTCTGACAAGCTGAGCAAGATCCAGACGCTCAAGCTGGCCGCCAGGTACATAGACTTCCTCTACCAGGTCCTGCAGAGCGACGAGATGGACAATAAGATGACCAGCTGCAGCTACGTGGCCCACGAGCGCCTCAGCTACGCCTTCTCCGTGTGGCGCATGGAGGGCGCGTGGTCCATGTCCGCCTCCCACTAG